Below is a genomic region from Bordetella pertussis 18323.
CCGCCACGGGCTGACCGACACGGATGCGCAGGAGCAGATCCGCCAGCGCGCCGGCTATTACCCCAACCTGGTGTCCGCCGTGCCGTCGCGCTACACGCGCCTGCTGCATGGCGACGAGGTCGCCATCGGCGGACACCCCTGGCGCGTCATCGTGGGTTATGGGCATGCGCCCGAGCATGTGTCCCTGTTCAGCCCCGCGCACAAGGTGCTGATCTCGAGCGACATGGTGCTGCCGCGCATTTCGACCAACGTCAGCGTGTTCGACCACGAGCCGGACGCCAATCCGCTGCCGCTGTACTTGCGCTCGCTCGATCGCTACGACGATCTGCCGGCCGATACCGTGGTGCTGCCTTCGCATGGCCGTCCGTTCGTCGGGCTGCACGAACGCATCGCCCAGCAGCACGCGCACCACGACGAGCGCCTGGCTGAAGTCCTGCAGGCCTGTGCGACGCCGCAGTCGACGGCCGATATCGTCCCGGTACTGTTCAAGCGCAAGCTGGACCTGCATCAGCTGACCTTCGCCATGGGCGAGGCGCTGGCGCACCTGCACGCGCTGTATTTCGAAGGCAAGCTCAAGCGCCGCACCGATGCCGACGGCATCGTGCGTTTCCAGGCGGCGTAGCGGGCGCGCCTGCTGCGGGCAGGCTAGCTGTGAACTGTCAATAGGTTGTATTCGTCCAGGTTGAGTCTGGAGATGGGTACAGCGCGCCCGATGCCTTGGTGGGGTCGATGCCAGTTGTAGTGGTGTAGCCAGGATTTCATGGCATCGGCTCGGTGTTGGGAGTTCTGGTAGGTGTGAGCGTAAGCCCACTCACGCAAGGCCGACTGGATGAAGCGTTCGGCCTTGCCATTGGTCTGTGGGCGGTAAGGTCGGGTAAAGCGGTGCTTGATGCCCAGCTCATGGCACAGCGCGGCGAAGGCGCGGCTGCGAAAGGCCGAGCCATTGTCGGTGAGCAAGCGCTGGATGGTCACGCCCAGGCGCTGGTAGTAGGCCACTGCGTCCTTGAGGAACTGGACGGCGCTGGGGAAGCGCTCGTCGGGGTGGATGTCGGTGAAGGCCACGCGGGCGTGGTCATCGATGGCCACGAAGACGAAGTCCCAGCCGGCCCCCTCAACGGTATCGCGTCGGTTGCCCGTGACCCGGTGGCCAGGGCGCTGGATACGTCCCAGCTTCTTGATGTCGATGTGCAGCAGATCGCCGGGGGCCTGATGCTCGTAGCGCACCACCGGCTCGGCCGGCTCCAGGTCGGCCAGGTGCGACAGACCGGCGCGGGCCAGGACGCGGCTGACGGTGCTGGCTGACACGCCCAGCGCCTGGGCGATGCGCGCTTGGGTCAGCCGCTTGCGGCGCAGCTCCACGATAGCCAGCGCCTTGGCCGGCGCAATCGCTCGGGGCGAGACCGTCGGGCGCGAGGACGCATCGGCCAAGCCCGTCTGGCCCTGAGCCAGGAAGCGGCCCAGCCATTTGCGCACAGTCGGCGCGGTGACCCCATAGGCGCGGGCCGCTTCAGGCACACAAACTTGATGGGCGATCAATTGCTGGACCATTTCGAGTCGACGTAGGAAGGTCAATCGGGCATGCTTATGGGTGTTCATCCGGCCGGGCTCCTTGAGTGAACTGGGAGGTTGGCGATTTCCAGTTTCTCAAATCCGGTTCGGATGAACCATGCATACAACCTATTGAATCTTCACAGCTAGCCGGCTGGCGGCGCAAGCGGGCCCGGCGGTCCGGGCCGCGTGGCGATGGCCGGCGGGCAATAGGCGCGAACATCCCTGAGCGGGCCCAGGTACTTTTCGATCTGCACCGCCGTCAGCTGCCCCGAGCAGCCCTGGGCCAGGGACGAGGTGCCCGCGTCGCGGGTCACGGCATTGGGATTGCCGTGCACGCACATGGGCAACCCGCGCTCGTCCTGCTCCGGGT
It encodes:
- a CDS encoding MBL fold metallo-hydrolase — protein: MNPNEQKLQYPWDQTQPEPGVALVVAEGVKWIRMPLPFALDHINLWLLRDEIDGRQGWTIVDCGIARDEVKTIWEQVFENELEGLPVLRVLVTHMHPDHIGLAHWLCERWNAPLWISMTDFMVASLWSRRTDGGASGGQAAVEHFARHGLTDTDAQEQIRQRAGYYPNLVSAVPSRYTRLLHGDEVAIGGHPWRVIVGYGHAPEHVSLFSPAHKVLISSDMVLPRISTNVSVFDHEPDANPLPLYLRSLDRYDDLPADTVVLPSHGRPFVGLHERIAQQHAHHDERLAEVLQACATPQSTADIVPVLFKRKLDLHQLTFAMGEALAHLHALYFEGKLKRRTDADGIVRFQAA
- a CDS encoding IS481-like element IS481 family transposase; its protein translation is MNTHKHARLTFLRRLEMVQQLIAHQVCVPEAARAYGVTAPTVRKWLGRFLAQGQTGLADASSRPTVSPRAIAPAKALAIVELRRKRLTQARIAQALGVSASTVSRVLARAGLSHLADLEPAEPVVRYEHQAPGDLLHIDIKKLGRIQRPGHRVTGNRRDTVEGAGWDFVFVAIDDHARVAFTDIHPDERFPSAVQFLKDAVAYYQRLGVTIQRLLTDNGSAFRSRAFAALCHELGIKHRFTRPYRPQTNGKAERFIQSALREWAYAHTYQNSQHRADAMKSWLHHYNWHRPHQGIGRAVPISRLNLDEYNLLTVHS